Within Rhododendron vialii isolate Sample 1 chromosome 12a, ASM3025357v1, the genomic segment AGAGATAAAAGGTGCCCTTCCTTGTATCAGCAGAAACCATCACGCACTGTTGAGGAGAGTGGATCAAAACCACATAGATCAAATCATATCAGCATAGCCATTTTTTTGGCTTGGGAAATGACCAGTATTAGAGCTCATTTTTTGAGACCTCCTGTCAAATAATGACTTCGGCTTCAGAAATGACTTACCATTAGAGTTGCTTTAAGAATTTGGCCATACTCCGGAAAGTATTTGTACATGCGTGCCGTActatttttcttagttttttttttttaataacaaaaTGGTGccgatatattttgaaattcgcAGAATTTAAGATGCTTCCAATAAAATGGTGGGAAATACACTGTTACAGGGGTCAACTACAGGAATCATTGAGTCCTATTATTTCTTTTCTAACTGTGCAAGAACTTTAAGAAGCTAACAGCGCCCATAcagatttttttgggggtacaaattattcaatattttgCCTATAAATCGAAACAAAATCTGAGAGAAGTACCTCCTATACAAAACATGATAGAACCATAATCTGCAATAGTTTTTAAACTTGCACCAACGAACTCGAACATCAACGCAAATATAAAAATGCAACCTTCATTTATTCACAAAGCTGGGTAAAGTGCAACTTGTATGAACTTATTATCATGAGGTGCATGGTGAAAATTTTAGTACAAATTCTAGGAAGCAAAGTGACCGGCAATAGATATCAGTAGAGAACTTCCATTGGAACATCCTTTGCCTTGGGTATAGTAATTTCAACAAACACCTTATACGCATTGTCTATTTGGTGGCTGCTGATTGCTTTTGAATAAACTCCTTCAACTTGGCAATTGCGTTCCCAAAATGGGGAAATTCCGGAAAGAAGCAAAAGCTGTGGATGGCGTCTGGATACTCAACCAACTCCACTTCCTTACCAGACTTCCTTAGCCCCTCAAAATAGCTCCTCTGCCTATCCTGTAACGGATCAAAACCACCAACAAACACAACCGTCGCCGGGAACTTAACCGCCCTTATAGCACCAGACACATGCGCCGCCTCGTGGTCCCTACCCGATCCTTTCGGCAGAAACGACCTCCACATCCAGTCTGTACGTCTCGTGTTAAGAATTGGCGCTCTGGCGAGGCAGAGTTCCGATTCTGTGCGCTCTTCTCCACCGAAAAACGGCTGTATCGCCACCAGTCCAATAATTTTCACCTTCTCAAAAACGTGATCGCAGGCTCTGAGCGTCACGTGATGGGCTATGTTACCGCCTGCGCTGTCGCCGACGATAAAACACCGGTTGAGATCAGTAGACGAGGGTAAAACGGCGTAGTTTCGTGCGTCGATGAATTTTAGTACGTCAAGGCCGTCGTCGTACTGGCAAGGGTAGCGGTGGTCAGGCGCGAGGCGGTAGTTGACTGAAATGACGACAGCTTGGAGATTGCGAGCGAGTCTACGGCATAAATTGTCATAGGTAATGGAGTTTGGCGCAAATGCTACGAACCCGCCGCCGTGGAAGTAGAATAGGAGAGGGAGGGTGGAGGcgggggaggaggagggagaggggACGTAGAGGCGGAACCAGAGGTTGCGGGAGGGGTCGACTGTGACGTCGAAGGAGGTGACGCCTTTGGCGGAGGAGGGTGGAGATTTGAggtcgaggaggaggaggaggcggcgTATGAGGTCGAAGCGACAACCGGCGTCGAATGCGAAAGATAACACGGCGAGGAGTAGGCGGGTGTACCAGGGAATTTGGTCCCGCCATGGACTGGGGTTGGCGCCAAAACCGGTGGTCATCACTGATCGATGTTGTGAAGGCCAGTAGCCTATTTGCGTTCGTTTAAATAGTggtatgaaaaattgaaaaccgTAGGCTCGTGAAATTTTCCGTTCCGGGTGGGTTTTCAGTTCTGGTCGGTGATCGCTAGGCGCATTCGAGttgtctattttatttttggatgactcagatttggaaagaaaaaaaaggaaaaagaaagtgcTGAGGtgggaggaaagagagaatttCAATCCGAAGTATCCAAAAGTGTATTCAACAGCCCGAATAACTGAGTGGATATCACGTGCGATATACTCAGCaccgaaatttttttccatgtAAACAAGGGCGGAGGGAAAGATATACAAGTGGGGTCAGCTGACTTCCAAATTTTGATAGAGATGAGTATACTTTTCACCCAATTTTTACTTAATTGACCTCACTTTGAAATACTAATTTGCCTCAGTTCA encodes:
- the LOC131311686 gene encoding probable carboxylesterase 18 encodes the protein MTTGFGANPSPWRDQIPWYTRLLLAVLSFAFDAGCRFDLIRRLLLLLDLKSPPSSAKGVTSFDVTVDPSRNLWFRLYVPSPSSSPASTLPLLFYFHGGGFVAFAPNSITYDNLCRRLARNLQAVVISVNYRLAPDHRYPCQYDDGLDVLKFIDARNYAVLPSSTDLNRCFIVGDSAGGNIAHHVTLRACDHVFEKVKIIGLVAIQPFFGGEERTESELCLARAPILNTRRTDWMWRSFLPKGSGRDHEAAHVSGAIRAVKFPATVVFVGGFDPLQDRQRSYFEGLRKSGKEVELVEYPDAIHSFCFFPEFPHFGNAIAKLKEFIQKQSAATK